The window TTTCAAAGAAGTCAGAGAGGCGGCGAATTGCGCCTAGCCCATTGCCCGATGTTCCGGCGGTAGAAAAGCCATCTTGCAGGCATTCTTCCACATCTACCATGCCAGAACCTTGGTCTAGCCCCAAAACTTCGATGCCGATGATGTCGTCTTGGGCGATCGCCCTCAGCACAATCACTCCGCGACCTGCGTGCCGGATGAGGTTGTTCGCCACCTCTGTTACCAAAAGGCCAACCTTGCCCCGTTCGGTTTCTTCAAAGCCAAGCCGAGTGGCTAATGCTAGAGAGGCTCGCCGTGCTTCCCCAGTTTGACTCTGCTCGGTGATGGCGATCGCCGTAGATTCATTCAATTGATAACCTCGAATTACTTCCAGCGTACGACGATTATTCGCGTTCCTTCTCCTACCACAGACTCAATTTTAAACTCGTTGGCCAGCCGCTTTGCACCTCCTAACCCCATCCCCAGCCCGCCCCCTGAGGTGAAGCCATCCTTGAGCGCCATTTCAATATCTGGAATGCCTGGCCCCTGATCTTCAAAAGTGAGCCTGAGACCGCGCCGCCCACCGTCCTGAAGCGTTTCTAACTGAACAGTTCCCCCTCCTCCATAATCTAGGGTGTTGCGAGCGAGCTCGCTGGCAGCGGTGACAATTTTGGTTTGATCTACTAAACCAAAGCCAAGCTCAATGGCAAACTGGCGCACGGCTTGTCTAACCAAAACCACATCCGCAGAAGATTGAATTTTCATCTCCTCAATCTTCTGCATCGTCTTCCATGTCCCATTCCGTAGAAATGAACCGATCATTTGCGGATTTAGCGACCGTCGCCTGCAACAGTGTCATCCCCTTTTCCACATTCAATGCTGTGCGAATGCCGGTGAGGGAAAGCCCTAGCTCCACCAAGGTAATCGCGACGGCAGGTTGCATGCCAACAACCACCGTTTCAGCATCCATGACCTGCGACATTTTGGCAATGTTGCCTAAAATTCTACCGATGAAAGAATCGACAATATCTAGCGCAGAAATGTCAATTAAAACCCCGCTGGCGTTGGTTTGACTAATGCGATTAGTCAGGTCATCTTGTAGTGTCATTGCTAGGCGATCGTGCATGTCGACCTGAATGGTGACGAGCAGAAATTCGCCCATTTGAAGGATGGGAATCCGTTCCATTCTTTCCTCTAACCTACTTGCGGGTGATGGTGGTTCCCTTTCGCCTTAATGCCATGAGAAAGGCATCAGCTAAGGTTGCTTTTGTGGTTACATCAGCTAAATCGATGCCGAGATATACGATTGTTTGGGCAATTTGAGGTCGAATGCCGCTAATGATGCAGTCGGCGCCCATGAGGCGAGCGGCTGTAACCGTCTTCAGCAAATGTTGAGCGGTCAGCGTATCGACGGTCGGCACCCCAGTGATGTCAATAATGGCAACTTCTGAGCCGGTTTCAACAATCTTCTGCAGTAGCGACTCCATTACGACCTGAGTACGGGCACTGTCGAGGGTGCCAATGATCGGCAAGGCCAAAATGCCGTCCCAAAGCTTGACCACTGGCGTAGACAGCTCCATCATTTCTTCCTGCTGCCGCAATATCACCTCTTCTCGCGACTTTTGATAGGCTTCTACCACTAGCAGCCCTAGGCGATCGAGCAGGTTGGTGGCTTGCCAAATCTCTTCACCGAGCTCAGCGGAGTTTTGCAGTTGCTTCCGCAGACAATCAAAGAGCGGTCGCTTGAAGGAAAAGATAAAGGTAGCCGTTTCACTGGGCGTGAAGCCTTTGTGGGAGCGCGATCGCGAGATGCTAGTCAGCAGTTCTCGCACCTCTCGCCATTCGAGCGCCTGAATATTGCTCAAGTTACCGGATTGAGCCGCGACGCGAAGCAACTTGAGAAACTCTCGGCACTCTACCTGTAGCTCTGCTTCTTTAATCAACCCTTTGCGGGTGTTTGTAGCGATTAGTTCCTGATTCCACTCCGACAGCAATTCTGCCTCATGAGTTTTCAGTATCTCCGGTATCTTACTGGTGTGAGTCATTTCCATGAGGCAGTTTCCTTCATCCAGACCAGTGTAGTTTCGTTCTAAATCTGCTTTGAGGGGCGAACAGGGTGTCCTTCCAATGGCAGATGTGGAACATTCATATCAGTGTATGGCTATTCCAGCCTGTTGGTTTTTCCTGGGGAAAAATTGTGCAGTGCGAAGGCTAAGGTTCACTCAGGCTAAGGCGCACGACGGTGGCGCTGTTCCAACAGCGAGCACCCTAATGCACGGTTGACGCCGAGCGATCGCCCCAGTGAGCTCATCTACCGCCCTCTGTCGCTAACGACCAAGGCACTCAACCCAAAACCCCAAAAAAGCTTGCCACCTG is drawn from Leptolyngbya subtilissima AS-A7 and contains these coding sequences:
- a CDS encoding STAS domain-containing protein produces the protein MEMTHTSKIPEILKTHEAELLSEWNQELIATNTRKGLIKEAELQVECREFLKLLRVAAQSGNLSNIQALEWREVRELLTSISRSRSHKGFTPSETATFIFSFKRPLFDCLRKQLQNSAELGEEIWQATNLLDRLGLLVVEAYQKSREEVILRQQEEMMELSTPVVKLWDGILALPIIGTLDSARTQVVMESLLQKIVETGSEVAIIDITGVPTVDTLTAQHLLKTVTAARLMGADCIISGIRPQIAQTIVYLGIDLADVTTKATLADAFLMALRRKGTTITRK
- a CDS encoding STAS domain-containing protein, producing MERIPILQMGEFLLVTIQVDMHDRLAMTLQDDLTNRISQTNASGVLIDISALDIVDSFIGRILGNIAKMSQVMDAETVVVGMQPAVAITLVELGLSLTGIRTALNVEKGMTLLQATVAKSANDRFISTEWDMEDDAED
- a CDS encoding anti-sigma regulatory factor — its product is MKIQSSADVVLVRQAVRQFAIELGFGLVDQTKIVTAASELARNTLDYGGGGTVQLETLQDGGRRGLRLTFEDQGPGIPDIEMALKDGFTSGGGLGMGLGGAKRLANEFKIESVVGEGTRIIVVRWK